The DNA window TCTTCGCCTTCACGCTCTCCTGGAACGAGTTCATCTACGCGCTGACCTTCATCCAGTCCTCGGAGAACAAGACCGTGCCGGTCGGCGTCCTGACCGAACTGGTGCGCGGCGACGTTTTCGAGTGGGGCTCGCTGATGGCCGGCGCGCTGATCGGCTCGCTGCCGGTCGTGATCCTCTACTCCTTCTTCGTCGACTACTACGTCGCCTCGATGACCGGCGCCGTGAAGGAATGACGCGCCAGCCCGGCCGGGCGGCGCGGGAGCCACGGGGAGGCTTCTGACGATGGACAGCACGGAAGAGACGCGGCCGCCGCGGGCGGGCGTCATAGGCCTCGGCTCGATGGGGCTAGGCATGGCGCTCTCCTTGCGCCGCGCCGGCTTCACGGTGGCGGGCTACGACGTGGTGCCGGCCGCGGTCGAGCGCTTCGCCGCCGGGGGCGGCCGCGGCGCCGCGCTGCCCGCGGAGGCCGCCGCGGGGGCCGACGTGGTCGTTTCCGTGGTGGTCAACGCCGCCCAGACCGAGGCCGTGCTGTTCGGCCCCGGCGGCGTCGCCGAGGCCATGCCGGAGGGCTCGGTCTTCGTCTCCTCGGCGACCATGGACCCCGCGGTCGCGCGCCGTCTCGCCGCCCGGCTGGAGGCGACGGGCCGGCTCTACCTCGACGCCCCGATCAGCGGCGGCGCGGCGCGCGCCATGAAGGGCGAGCTGACCGTCATGGCCTCCGGTTCGCCGGCCGCCTTCGCGAAGGCCCACGCGGCCCTCGACGCCATGGCGGTCAAGGTGCACGAGCTCGGCGACGAGCCCGGCATCGGGGCCTCCTTCAAGATGATCAACCAGCTCCTCGCCGGCGTGCACATCGCCGCCGCCGGAGAGGCGATCGCCCTCGCCGCCAAGCTCGGGCTCGACCTGCGCCGGGTCTACGAGGTGATCACGGGTTCGGCGGGCAACAGCTGGATGTTCGAGAACCGCGTGCCGCACGTCCTGGAGGGCGACTATCGGCCGCTGTCCGCCATCGAGATCTTCGTCAAGGACCTGGGCATCATCCAGGACATGGCGCGGGCGGAGCGCTTTCCGGCCCCCCTCGCCGCCGCGGCCCTGCAGATGTACCTCGCCAGCGCCGGCCTGGGCTTCGGCCGCGACGACGACGCCTCGGTGGCGCGCACCTACGCGCTCCTGTCCGGGGCGACGCTGCCGGAGCCGAAGGGGACGTGATCCCGGGCGGGGATGCGCAGCCGGACGGGCTGTCGAGACAAGGGGGACGGGCACCACCATGCCGAACTTCGCCGCCAACCTGACGATGATGTTTACCGAATGGGACTTCCTCGACCGCTTCGACGCCGCCGCCGAGGCGGGCTTCGCGGCCGTCGAGTTCCTGTTCCCCTACGACCACCCGCCCGAGGTGATCGCCGACCGCCTCGCCCGCAATCGCCTGACCCCCGCCCTCTTCAACATGCCCCCCGGCGACTGGGCGGCGGGCGAGCGCGGCCTCGCCGCCCTCCCCGACCGCTTCGACGACCTCAAGGCCGGCGTCGCCCGGGCGCTCGACTACGCCGCCGCGACCGGCGTCCGCCGCATCCACCTCATGGCCGGCCTCGCGCCCGCCGGCGATCCCGCCGCGGCCGCCGCCTACGAGCGCTCCGTCCGCTACGCCGCCGAGGCCCTGGCCGGGCGCGGCCTCGACCTGGTGCTGGAGCCGATCAACGGCCGCGACATGCCGGGCTACTTCCTCGACGGCTTCCCGGCCGCCGAGGCGTTGATCGCCAGGCTCGCCCTGCCGACCCTCAAGCTGCAGTTCGACCTCTACCATCGCCAGATCATCCACGGCGACGTCACCATGGCGCTTCGCCGGCTGATGCCGATCGTCGGGCACGTCCAGATCGCCAGCGTGCCGTCCCGCAACGAGCCGGCCGGCGAGGAGCTGAACTATCCGTTCCTGTTCGAGGAGTTGGACCGGCTCGGCTACGGCGGCTACGTCGGCTGCGAGTACCGTCCGCGCGCCGGCACCCTCGCGGGCCTCGGCTGGTTCGCCCCCTATCGGAGGAGCCGCCCATGAGCCTCGTCCTCGGGTCGGTCGCCGACGACTATACGGGCGCCTCGGATCTCGCCAACAGCTTCGCCAAGGCGGGGCTCCGCACCATCCAGACCATCGGCGTCCCGGACGCCGGCCTGGCCCTGCCCGAGGTCGACGCCGTCGTGGTGGCGCTGAAGATCCGCTCCGTCGCGGCCGCCGACGCGGTCGCCCAGGCCCGGGCGGCGGACGCCTGGCTGCGCGGCCAGGGCGCCGGCCACGTGCTCTACAAGGTCTGCTCCACCTTCGATTCCACCGACGCCGGCAACATCGGGCCGATCACGGACGCGCTCCGCGCCGACTGCGGCGAACCCGTGGTGATCGTCACGCCCGCCTTCCCGGAAACGCGGCGAACCCTCTACCGCGGGCACCTCTTCGTCGGCGCCGTGCCGCTCCACGAGAGCCCGCTGAAGGACCATCCGCTCAACCCGATGCGGGATTCCAACCTCGTCCGCGTCCTCGCCCGCCAGAGCCGCGCACCCGTCGGCCTCGTCGACCACGAGACGGTTGCGGCCGGGCCGGACGCCGTCGCGGACCGGCTCGCCGAACTCGCCTCGCAGGGGGTCGGCGCCGCGATCGCCGATTCCATCGACCTCGCCGACCTCGACACGCTCGGCGCCGTGGCGATCCGCCAGCGGCTCTCCGTCGGCGCCTCCGGGCTCGGTCTCGGCATCGCGCGCGCTCTCGTCGCCGCCGGCCGCGTCGCCGGCGGAGCCGGCGCGCTCACCCTATCGCCGGCGGGCGGGCCGGCGCTCTGTCTCGCCGGCAGTTGCTCGCAGGCGACCCTCGGCCAGATCGCCGAGGCCGAGACCCGCATGCCGGTCCTGCGCCTCGATGCCGAGGCCGCCGTCTCGGGCCAGGCGGCGGACGCCGCCATCGCCTGGGCCGCCGCGCGGATCGGATCGGGGCCGGTCCTCATCGCCTCCAGCGCGAGCCCGGAGGCGGTCGCCGCCGTCCAGGCCCGCTACGGGCGCGAGGAGGCCGGGCGCGCCATCGAGGCCACCATGGCGCGCATCGCCGAGGCCCTCGTGGCGGGCGGGGTCCGCCGGCTGGTGGTCGCCGGGGGCGAGACCTCCGGGGCCGTAGTCGAACGGCTCGGCATCCCGGCCTTCCGCATCGGCCCCGAGATCGCCCCGGGCGTCCCGGTCCTGCAGGCGCTCGGCATCCCGGGCGGCCCGATGACGCTGGCGCTGAAGTCCGGCAACTTCGGCGCCCCGACCTTCTTCGCCGACGCCCTGGCGCTGGTGCAGTGAGCCGCCAAGACGCCCGCCGTCAGAGGAAGTCCTGGCGGGCCGGCGTGAACACGTCGAGGAGCACCCCCGCCTCCAGCGCCAGCGCCTCGTGGGGCAGGTCGGGCCGCACGAAGTAGACGTCCCCCGGCCCGAGATCCCGGGTCGCCCCGTCGATCACCAAGCGGAACCGGCCCGAGCGGACCAGGCTCGCCTGCCGGTGCGGGTGGCTGTGCAGCGCCCCGACCGCCCCCGCCTCGAAGGCGACCTCGACCATCATCAGCGCGTCGTCCCAGCAGAGGATGCGCCGCCGCACGCCGCCGCCGAGGTCCTGCCAGGGTATGTCTCCGGCATGCGCGAAAGCCTGTCCGCTCTCGACCGTCATCGTCGTTCTCCTCAGCGCGCGAGCCAGCCGCCGTCGACCGGCAGCACCGCGCCTTGCACATAATCGGATGCGCCGGAGGCCAGGAACACCACGGCGCCGGCGAGGTCGGCCGCCTCGCCCCAGCGCCCGGCGGGGATGCGCGCCGTGATCTCGGCATGCCGGCCCGGGTCGGCTCGGATCGCCGCGGTGTTGTCCGTCACCATGTAGCCCGGCGCGATGGCGTTGACGCCGATCCGGTGCTTCGCCCACTCGTTGGCCATCAGCCGCGTCAGCCCGAGGATGCCGTGCTTGGACGCCGTGTAGGAGGGCACGCGGATGCCGCCCTGGAAGGACAGCATGGAAGCGATGTTGACGATCTTGCCCGGCTCGCCCGCCGCGATGCGGTTGCGCGCGAAGGCCTGCGAGAGGAAGAAGGCCGCCTTCAGGTTGAGGTCCATGACGGCGTCCCAGTCGGCCTCGGTGAAGTCGACCGCGTCGGCGCGGCGGATCGTGCCCGCGTTGTTGACGAGGATGTCCACCCGCCCGAACACCTCGACCGCCTCCGCCAGGACGGCGGCCTTGTCGGCGCCGGCGAGATCGGCCGTGATCGCATGGTAGCCCGAGCCGGCGGCCTCCACCGCGGCGGCGGTCTCGGACTGGTCGGAGCGGGCCACGCCCGCCACGTCGGCCCCGGCCTCGGCGAGGGCGACCGCCATCGCGCGCCCGAGCCCGGTGGAGGCGCCGGTCACGATCGCGACGCGCCCGGTCAGGTCGAAGAGATGCCACATGGCGCTGCCCTGTTTCACCGGAGATCCTGCGGGGCGACCATGTCCATGTCGGTGAACTCCTGGTTCTCGCCGGCCATGGCCCAGATGAAGGCATAGTTGCGGGTCCCGGCCCCCATGTGGACCGACCAAGACGGCGAGATCACCGCCTGCTCGTTGGCCACCACCAGGTGCCGCGTCTCGTCGGGCCGGCCCATGCAGTGGAA is part of the Prosthecomicrobium sp. N25 genome and encodes:
- the ltnD gene encoding L-threonate dehydrogenase; its protein translation is MDSTEETRPPRAGVIGLGSMGLGMALSLRRAGFTVAGYDVVPAAVERFAAGGGRGAALPAEAAAGADVVVSVVVNAAQTEAVLFGPGGVAEAMPEGSVFVSSATMDPAVARRLAARLEATGRLYLDAPISGGAARAMKGELTVMASGSPAAFAKAHAALDAMAVKVHELGDEPGIGASFKMINQLLAGVHIAAAGEAIALAAKLGLDLRRVYEVITGSAGNSWMFENRVPHVLEGDYRPLSAIEIFVKDLGIIQDMARAERFPAPLAAAALQMYLASAGLGFGRDDDASVARTYALLSGATLPEPKGT
- the otnI gene encoding 2-oxo-tetronate isomerase, producing MPNFAANLTMMFTEWDFLDRFDAAAEAGFAAVEFLFPYDHPPEVIADRLARNRLTPALFNMPPGDWAAGERGLAALPDRFDDLKAGVARALDYAAATGVRRIHLMAGLAPAGDPAAAAAYERSVRYAAEALAGRGLDLVLEPINGRDMPGYFLDGFPAAEALIARLALPTLKLQFDLYHRQIIHGDVTMALRRLMPIVGHVQIASVPSRNEPAGEELNYPFLFEELDRLGYGGYVGCEYRPRAGTLAGLGWFAPYRRSRP
- the otnK gene encoding 3-oxo-tetronate kinase translates to MSLVLGSVADDYTGASDLANSFAKAGLRTIQTIGVPDAGLALPEVDAVVVALKIRSVAAADAVAQARAADAWLRGQGAGHVLYKVCSTFDSTDAGNIGPITDALRADCGEPVVIVTPAFPETRRTLYRGHLFVGAVPLHESPLKDHPLNPMRDSNLVRVLARQSRAPVGLVDHETVAAGPDAVADRLAELASQGVGAAIADSIDLADLDTLGAVAIRQRLSVGASGLGLGIARALVAAGRVAGGAGALTLSPAGGPALCLAGSCSQATLGQIAEAETRMPVLRLDAEAAVSGQAADAAIAWAAARIGSGPVLIASSASPEAVAAVQARYGREEAGRAIEATMARIAEALVAGGVRRLVVAGGETSGAVVERLGIPAFRIGPEIAPGVPVLQALGIPGGPMTLALKSGNFGAPTFFADALALVQ
- a CDS encoding cupin domain-containing protein; amino-acid sequence: MTVESGQAFAHAGDIPWQDLGGGVRRRILCWDDALMMVEVAFEAGAVGALHSHPHRQASLVRSGRFRLVIDGATRDLGPGDVYFVRPDLPHEALALEAGVLLDVFTPARQDFL
- the kduD gene encoding 2-dehydro-3-deoxy-D-gluconate 5-dehydrogenase KduD; translated protein: MWHLFDLTGRVAIVTGASTGLGRAMAVALAEAGADVAGVARSDQSETAAAVEAAGSGYHAITADLAGADKAAVLAEAVEVFGRVDILVNNAGTIRRADAVDFTEADWDAVMDLNLKAAFFLSQAFARNRIAAGEPGKIVNIASMLSFQGGIRVPSYTASKHGILGLTRLMANEWAKHRIGVNAIAPGYMVTDNTAAIRADPGRHAEITARIPAGRWGEAADLAGAVVFLASGASDYVQGAVLPVDGGWLAR